Proteins encoded within one genomic window of Triticum aestivum cultivar Chinese Spring chromosome 2D, IWGSC CS RefSeq v2.1, whole genome shotgun sequence:
- the LOC123049069 gene encoding transcription factor LRL2 — translation MESSYSSAMPMETDMMSQFLGGDHHCFAYEQQDESMEAMAAMFLPGLDTDSNSSSSCLNYDVSPQCWSQPQPQPGHSSSVTSFLDPAHGYESFEFPVMDPFPHAEFQSHCTDIPYLVGGGEDLSPLDSNCAPAGGEEAANDHTPVTNKRKSRAATTASKKAKKAGKKDFTSNDIEGDETYVIDPQSSSSCTSEDGDLDGNAKSSSKKTGTRASRGAATDPQSLYARKRRERINERLKTLQNLVPNGTKVDISTMLEEAVEYVKFMQLQIKLLSSDDMWMYAPLAYNGINVSSLEMHIAALQK, via the exons ATGGAAAGCTCCTACAGTTCAGCCATGCCGATGGAGACCGACATGATGTCGCAGTTCCTCGGAGGCGACCACCACTGCTTCGCCTACGAGCAGCAGGACGAGTCCATGGAGGCAATGGCGGCCATGTTCTTGCCTGGCCTCGACACCGACTCCAACTCCTCCTCCAGTTGCCTCAACTACGACGTGTCTCCACAATGCTGGTCACAGCCCCAGCCTCAGCCAGGCCATAGTTCCAGCGTCACCAGTTTCCTTGATCCGGCACACGGCTACGAGAGCTTTGAGTTCCCGGTGATGGACCCCTTCCCGCATGCCGAATTCCAGTCCCACTGCACCGACATCCCCTACCTAGTCGGCGGCGGCGAGGATCTGAGTCCTCTAGACAGCAACTGTGCACCAGCCGGAGGTGAAGAAGCAGCAAATGATCATACACCTGTGACTAACAAGAGGAAGTCCAGAGCTGCCACCACG GCatcaaagaaggccaagaaggctgGCAAAAAGGATTTCACCAGCAACGACATCGAAGGCGACGAAACCTATGTCATCGATCCTCAAAGCTCCAGCAGCTGCACCTCAGAAGATGGGGATCTGGATGGCAACGCCAAGTCGAGCTCGAAAAAGACGGGCACCAGAGCCAGCCGTGGAGCAGCAACTGATCCTCAGAGCCTCTATGCAAGG AAAAGGAGAGAGAGGATCAATGAAAGATTGAAAACCCTGCAGAACTTGGTTCCCAATGGAACAAAG GTTGACATCAGTACAATGCTAGAGGAAGCAGTGGAGTATGTTAAGTTTATGCAGCTTCAGATTAAG TTGTTGAGCTCCGACGACATGTGGATGTATGCACCCCTCGCTTACAATGGGATTAACGTCAGCAGTCTTGAGATGCACATCGctgctctgcaaaaataa
- the LOC123049068 gene encoding uncharacterized protein, with translation MAPPPASYPSPHRPALRPGSLQRLLRPPDPSDTDDAPTPRSRSRARSNGRVLLQVTNITPALTGADPFSGHQGFYLRLSDSSRSCYVSLHADHDDLILANGLHIGQVIEVDHLMPSVPAPVLRSFRVLPGRYPCIQHDSTDDDVDADACSARAEVKDKEVVSERPRPRPRPHRPSPTPPLPERKAWQSGSPATMGHGHRSRSFTTLSEACAAAVKPVRRSEGERRGADFLKKVRKISAASIDGNSSDVDDDEDESDVSSSISTTRRNWDFTGSIRPVAPRRRSNSISPGRSGPNQSGTANDPLESVRRKAEKAFKVLSKRSAHASSKTPRESSSAAGTPRSTGATSGIRWCEDNVLWSSLSSSLTRHGKEAVKQRDMALQTVLDGLLEASTTEKLIKCLSTYSELQSDKDDDPKELIDRFLRFSQELDHAIFVAQSQTRLRQAKSGGSNSTSSASAKAAMKAALDRKQSAISWVRAAIEADLSPLSSHTRVTSESAKPSPSESRPGTPRLCCSKTKCNCNSKSSSRSNLSAAMDLAVALRSECNRWFLKYIDKFLDDVENEAGYTTTCDSQVAGLLQQLKRVDDWLNHVVRHERMLPGPGDRSSRDCVFSEEEENDACERVRRKIYGALLRHVQYAATALESMNSVVTEEEN, from the exons ATGGCGCCACCGCCGGCCTCGTACCCCTCGCCGCACCGGCCGGCGCTCCGGCCGGGCAGCCTGCAGCGCCTGCTCCGCCCGCCGGACCCCTCCGACACCGACGACGCCCCCACCCCGCGCTCCCGCTCCCGTGCCCGCTCCAACGGCCGCGTCCTGCTCCAGGTCACCAACATCACGCCGGCGCTCACCGGCGCCGACCCATTCTCGGGCCACCAGGGCTTCTACCTCCGCCTCTCCGACTCGTCCCGCTCCTGCTACGTCTCCCTCCACGCCGACCACGACGACCTCATCCTCGCAAACGGCCTCCACATCGGCCAGGTCATCGAGGTGGACCACCTCATGCCTTCCGTCCCAGCTCCCGTGCTCCGCAGCTTCCGCGTCCTCCCGGGCCGGTACCCCTGCATCCAGCACGACTCCACGGACGACGACGTCGACGCCGACGCCTGCTCCGCCCGCGCCGAGGTCAAGGATAAGGAGGTCGTCTCTgagcgcccgcgcccgcgcccgcgtccGCACCGgccctcgccgacgccgcctcTCCCGGAGAGGAAGGCGTGGCAGTCCGGCTCCCCTGCCACGATGGGCCACGGCCACAGGTCGCGGTCGTTCACGACTCTGTCCGAGGCGTGCGCGGCGGCGGTAAAGCCGGTGAGAAGGAGCGAGGGGGAGCGGAGGGGCGCCGATTTCCTGAAGAAGGTCAGGAAGATCAGCGCTGCGTCCATCGACGGCAACAGCAGCGACGTCGACGATGACGAGGACGAGTCGGACGTCTCGTCGTCGATTTCCACCACGAGGAGGAACTGGGATTTCACCGGCAGCATAAGACCCGTCGCCCCCCGGAGACGCAGCAACAGT ATATCTCCAGGGAGATCAGGCCCAAACCAGAGCGGCACGGCGAATGACCCACTGGAGTCGGTGAGAAGGAAAGCCGAGAAGGCATTTAAGGTGCTCTCCAAGAGGAGCGCGCACGCCTCAAGCAAGACGCCCAGAGAGAGCTCCAGCGCGGCGGGGACACCGCGGAGCACCGGTGCGACGAGCGGGATCCGGTGGTGCGAGGACAATGTGCTGTGGAGCTCGCTCTCCTCGAGCTTAACGAGGCATGGGAAG GAGGCAGTGAAGCAGAGAGACATGGCGCTGCAGACTGTGCTTGATGGACTGCtagaggcatccaccacggagaAGTTGATAAAATGCTTGAG TACATACTCTGAACTGCAATCTGACAAGGACGACGACCCAAAGGAGCTCATCGACAGGTTCTTGCGCTTCTCCCAAGAACTGGACCATGCCATCTTCGTCGCTCAATCACAGACCAGGCTTCGTCAAGCCAAGTCAGGTGGTTCCAATTCGACCTCCTCGGCTTCGGCCAAGGCTGCCATGAAGGCCGCGCTGGACAGGAAACAGTCCGCCATCTCATGGGTCAGAGCAGCCATTGAAGCCGACCTCTCACCTCTCTCCAGCCATACAAGAGTCACCTCTGAATCCGCAAAGCCATCGCCGTCTGAATCAAGGCCTGGCACCCCACGGCTCTGCTGTTCCAAGACAAAGTGCAACTGTAACAGCAAGTCCTCCTCGAGGAGCAACCTGAGTGCCGCCATGGACCTGGCCGTCGCGCTGCGGTCGGAATGCAACCGGTGGTTCCTCAAGTACATCGACAAGTTCCTGGACGACGTCGAGAACGAGGCCGGATACACGACGACGTGCGATTCGCAGGTCGCGGGGCTTCTGCAGCAGCTCAAGAGAGTGGACGACTGGCTCAACCATGTGGTGCGGCACGAGCGGATGCTTCCGGGGCCGGGAGACAGAAGCAGCAGGGACTGCGTGTTTTCCGAGGAGGAGGAGAACGATGCGTGCGAGAGGGTTCGGAGGAAGATATACGGGGCGCTCCTAAGGCATGTCCAGTATGCTGCGACAGCGCTAGAGAGCATGAATAGTGTAGTAACTGAAGAGGAGAATTAG